A section of the Acidobacterium capsulatum ATCC 51196 genome encodes:
- the meaB gene encoding methylmalonyl Co-A mutase-associated GTPase MeaB — translation MALIATDAVDELLARLRGGNVRALARAISLVEDDSADAHAVLSACFPYSGGSLRIGVTGSPGAGKSTLVDRLARGYREREETVGVLAVDPTSPFTGGAILGDRIRMAERLSDPGIYVRSMATRGSLGGLSQATADAVTVLEASGKQKVLVETVGVGQDEVDIVRLADVTLVVLVPGMGDDVQSIKAGIMEIADIFVINKADREGADRVEKEIRAMQSLVSQHAGDDVWVPPMVRTVASTGQGVAELMAAIDGMHAWLKQEDRLAKRRRRYWRERIVEMMRTELLREVRQHGFSEQELETYARQVERGKQDPYALVHRLVAERFSAVDEGRKQ, via the coding sequence GTGGCCCTGATCGCAACCGATGCTGTGGATGAGCTGCTGGCGCGCCTGCGCGGCGGCAATGTGCGTGCGCTGGCGCGTGCCATTTCTCTGGTGGAAGATGATTCCGCCGATGCGCATGCGGTGCTGTCGGCGTGCTTTCCTTACAGCGGCGGTTCGTTGCGCATTGGCGTGACCGGCTCGCCGGGCGCGGGCAAGAGTACGCTGGTGGACCGTCTGGCGCGGGGGTATCGCGAGCGCGAGGAGACGGTTGGGGTGCTGGCTGTCGATCCCACCAGCCCTTTTACGGGCGGTGCGATTCTGGGCGACCGCATTCGCATGGCGGAGCGGCTGAGCGACCCCGGCATTTATGTGCGCAGCATGGCGACGCGCGGCTCGCTCGGCGGGCTGTCACAGGCGACAGCCGATGCGGTGACCGTGCTCGAAGCGAGCGGCAAGCAGAAGGTGCTGGTTGAGACGGTGGGCGTGGGGCAGGACGAGGTGGACATTGTGCGCCTGGCCGATGTGACGCTGGTGGTGCTGGTGCCAGGCATGGGCGACGACGTGCAGAGCATCAAGGCCGGCATCATGGAGATTGCCGATATCTTCGTCATCAACAAGGCCGACCGCGAGGGCGCGGATCGCGTGGAGAAGGAGATTCGCGCGATGCAGTCGCTGGTGAGCCAGCACGCGGGGGACGATGTGTGGGTTCCGCCGATGGTGCGCACGGTGGCCTCGACCGGGCAGGGTGTGGCGGAGCTGATGGCGGCCATCGATGGGATGCATGCGTGGCTGAAGCAGGAAGACCGGCTGGCGAAGCGGCGGCGGCGCTATTGGCGGGAGCGCATTGTGGAGATGATGCGGACGGAGCTGCTGCGCGAGGTGCGGCAGCATGGATTTTCAGAGCAGGAGCTGGAGACCTATGCCCGGCAGGTGGAGCGGGGGAAGCAGGACCCGTATGCGCTAGTGCATCGACTGGTTGCCGAGCGATTTTCCGCGGTGGATGAGGGGCGCAAGCAATGA
- a CDS encoding AIPR family protein, which translates to MTEPTSVVLPFLTARKLQDPFNPKSILTYEFRVDTRYIPDLPTDANARPSDAAKKRRVYKSVRNAALDGALDPDEDATPGLFGYKHLGINVIAESVEELDNKTAVLHFKPGQGVMNGGHGLAILRELQQSPGIDQMPPNFIKVSVVVGLDSNVIPEVAGANNTSVQVKAQSLLELKGAFEPLKASLKGTRIEKSIQWREGDEGSVKIEDIVATMTCFRSDVYPIGDHRRTPHNAYAYKTGLIDDFRKDIAGYHALAPKLKEILELQDYIRTQPKRVYNETGGRFGALKFVDSIHTDSKGEKRKTPLPPFVMPFTGEKVEHRLNMAAVYPILAAFRQMIRRTETGFEWVTDFKNVKLLWDAIAVEVMDTTKDACAQAGYVLNALGKSRPHWDNVQRLIENKVMRDQLEAMKAAVSPNKAS; encoded by the coding sequence ATGACTGAACCTACTTCCGTTGTTTTGCCTTTCCTTACAGCACGCAAGCTTCAGGATCCATTCAATCCCAAATCCATCCTGACATACGAATTTCGCGTCGATACTCGTTACATCCCAGACCTCCCCACAGACGCAAACGCACGCCCTTCAGATGCGGCAAAAAAACGCCGGGTCTACAAGTCGGTGCGGAACGCCGCACTTGACGGGGCACTTGACCCCGACGAAGATGCGACTCCGGGACTGTTTGGCTACAAGCATCTTGGCATCAATGTCATCGCTGAGTCAGTTGAAGAACTAGACAACAAAACCGCTGTACTTCATTTCAAACCGGGCCAAGGGGTAATGAACGGAGGACACGGCCTGGCTATCCTGCGTGAGCTACAGCAGTCGCCCGGAATAGACCAGATGCCACCGAACTTCATTAAGGTTTCTGTGGTTGTTGGATTGGACAGCAATGTGATCCCAGAAGTGGCTGGTGCAAATAACACGTCGGTACAAGTAAAAGCTCAGTCGCTATTAGAACTCAAGGGAGCTTTTGAGCCGCTAAAGGCTTCATTAAAGGGAACTAGGATCGAGAAAAGCATTCAATGGCGAGAAGGCGATGAAGGCTCGGTCAAAATCGAAGATATCGTAGCGACAATGACCTGCTTTAGAAGCGACGTATATCCAATCGGTGACCACCGTCGCACACCGCACAACGCCTATGCCTATAAAACAGGTCTCATTGACGATTTCCGCAAAGACATTGCTGGGTATCACGCGCTTGCACCGAAACTGAAGGAAATACTCGAACTTCAGGACTACATTCGGACACAGCCCAAGAGGGTCTATAACGAAACGGGTGGGCGGTTCGGCGCTTTGAAATTTGTCGATTCAATCCACACAGACTCAAAGGGAGAAAAGCGGAAGACACCACTCCCTCCATTTGTTATGCCATTCACGGGGGAAAAAGTTGAACACCGCTTGAACATGGCCGCTGTCTACCCTATCTTGGCAGCCTTCAGACAAATGATCCGAAGGACTGAGACGGGATTTGAATGGGTCACGGATTTCAAGAATGTGAAACTGCTTTGGGATGCCATAGCGGTTGAGGTTATGGATACGACAAAGGATGCTTGCGCTCAAGCCGGATACGTACTGAATGCACTCGGAAAGTCTCGCCCGCATTGGGACAATGTGCAGCGACTTATCGAGAATAAGGTCATGCGTGATCAACTGGAAGCAATGAAGGCAGCGGTCTCGCCAAACAAAGCCTCCTAG
- a CDS encoding acyl-CoA dehydrogenase → MSTPTLQEVLPATYPFTLTDDQEQLRKEIRDFAAREIAPHVSEWDEHSTYPLEVVKQMGRMGLMGIIFPAEYGGSGMGYVDYVLAIEELSAVDGSVGIIVAAHNSLCSNHIFLAGNEEQRRKYIPKLATGEWIGAWGLTEPGSGSDAAGARTTAVKKGDKWVLNGSKTFITNGSYADVTVVIAVTDKTQGTHGLSAFVVEKGTPGFRPGKKENKLGLRASDTAELIFEDCEIPEENLLGKLGEGFVDSMRILDGGRISIAALSLGIARGALDCSLKYVKERRQFGKAIAEFQGIQWKLADMATELDAARLLTQRAAVLKDAGNKVTRESSMAKLYASEVAVRICDEAVQLHGGYGFIKDYPAEKYYRDVKLCTIGEGTSEIQRMVIAREILKVSPSRG, encoded by the coding sequence ATGAGCACCCCGACTCTGCAGGAAGTATTGCCCGCAACCTATCCCTTCACCCTGACCGACGATCAGGAGCAACTGCGCAAAGAGATTCGCGACTTTGCCGCGCGCGAGATCGCTCCGCATGTTTCGGAATGGGATGAGCACAGCACCTATCCGCTGGAAGTGGTGAAGCAGATGGGCCGCATGGGCCTGATGGGCATCATTTTTCCGGCCGAGTATGGCGGCTCGGGAATGGGCTATGTGGATTACGTGCTGGCCATTGAGGAACTGTCTGCCGTGGATGGCTCGGTGGGCATCATTGTGGCCGCGCACAACTCGCTTTGCTCGAATCATATTTTTCTTGCGGGCAATGAGGAGCAGCGGCGGAAGTATATTCCGAAGCTGGCCACGGGCGAGTGGATTGGCGCGTGGGGACTGACGGAGCCGGGCTCCGGCTCGGATGCGGCGGGCGCGCGCACGACGGCGGTGAAGAAGGGCGACAAGTGGGTACTGAATGGCTCGAAGACCTTCATCACCAACGGCTCGTATGCCGATGTCACGGTCGTGATTGCGGTGACGGACAAGACGCAGGGCACGCATGGGCTCTCGGCCTTTGTGGTGGAGAAGGGCACACCCGGGTTTCGCCCGGGCAAGAAGGAAAACAAGCTGGGGCTGCGTGCGAGCGATACGGCGGAGCTGATTTTTGAGGACTGCGAGATTCCGGAAGAGAATCTGCTGGGCAAGCTGGGCGAGGGTTTTGTGGACTCGATGCGCATTCTGGATGGCGGCCGCATTTCGATTGCGGCGCTGTCGCTGGGCATTGCGCGCGGGGCGCTCGATTGCTCGCTGAAGTATGTGAAGGAGCGGCGGCAGTTCGGCAAGGCGATTGCGGAGTTTCAGGGCATTCAGTGGAAGCTGGCCGACATGGCGACGGAACTGGATGCGGCGCGTCTGCTGACGCAGCGCGCGGCGGTGCTCAAAGATGCGGGCAACAAGGTGACGCGCGAGTCGAGCATGGCGAAGCTGTATGCGAGCGAAGTTGCGGTGCGCATCTGCGATGAGGCGGTGCAGTTGCACGGCGGGTATGGGTTTATCAAGGATTATCCGGCGGAGAAGTATTACCGCGACGTGAAGCTGTGCACAATTGGCGAAGGCACGAGCGAGATTCAGCGGATGGTGATTGCGCGCGAGATTCTGAAGGTGAGTCCGTCGCGGGGATAG
- a CDS encoding Stp1/IreP family PP2C-type Ser/Thr phosphatase, translated as MNLRAAACTDTGALRANNEDAFRYSMESRVFAVCDGMGGAAAGEVASRMAVDLIVECVAASAKAPRAAMEKAIAEANRKIFARAHRETALLGMGTTLVLVRVEDGVAHLAHIGDSRCYRWRDGALERLTQDHSLVDEQVRLGQISAEDAVRSPYRNVITRALGTDTTVAADFQELALETGDVLLLCTDGLTRELSDARMAAELAAHLKAGEGLPEACEALIEAANAAGGRDNITCLLIACAE; from the coding sequence GTGAATCTACGGGCCGCCGCATGCACAGACACAGGGGCTCTGCGGGCAAACAACGAAGACGCATTTCGCTACAGCATGGAGTCGCGCGTGTTTGCCGTTTGTGACGGCATGGGCGGCGCGGCGGCGGGCGAAGTGGCGAGCCGCATGGCCGTGGATCTGATTGTGGAGTGCGTGGCCGCGAGCGCGAAAGCTCCTCGTGCGGCTATGGAAAAGGCGATTGCCGAGGCGAATCGAAAGATTTTTGCCCGGGCGCATCGCGAGACGGCGCTGCTCGGCATGGGGACCACGCTGGTGCTGGTGCGGGTGGAAGACGGCGTGGCGCACCTGGCGCACATTGGCGACAGCCGCTGTTACCGCTGGCGCGACGGCGCCCTGGAGCGGCTGACGCAGGATCATTCGCTGGTGGATGAGCAGGTGCGGCTGGGGCAAATCTCCGCCGAGGATGCGGTGCGTTCCCCGTACAGGAATGTGATCACAAGGGCGCTGGGCACGGACACGACAGTGGCGGCGGATTTTCAGGAGCTTGCGCTGGAGACGGGCGATGTGCTGCTGCTGTGTACGGATGGGCTGACGCGGGAGCTGAGCGATGCAAGGATGGCGGCGGAGCTGGCAGCGCATTTGAAGGCTGGCGAGGGATTGCCCGAAGCCTGTGAAGCGTTGATTGAGGCTGCGAATGCCGCAGGTGGTCGCGACAACATTACCTGCCTGCTGATTGCGTGCGCAGAGTAA
- the atpC gene encoding ATP synthase F1 subunit epsilon has translation MAEKKQIQVRLVTPDRILLDVMADAVEVPSKAGYFEAIHGHAPVLAQLWPGEVKVHGATGEGAGQRFLVARGFAEVLPERVTILAEVATTPDKVNHTAAEGLKQHGEELWQQAGDDASKYDAALESIAEAEMLLGSHAQHE, from the coding sequence ATGGCAGAGAAGAAGCAAATCCAGGTCCGGCTGGTGACGCCCGACCGCATTCTGCTGGATGTGATGGCGGACGCGGTGGAGGTGCCGTCCAAGGCCGGGTATTTCGAGGCGATTCACGGCCATGCGCCGGTGCTGGCCCAGCTTTGGCCGGGCGAGGTGAAGGTGCATGGTGCGACTGGCGAAGGCGCGGGACAGCGCTTTCTGGTGGCGCGCGGCTTTGCCGAAGTGCTGCCGGAGCGGGTGACCATTCTGGCCGAGGTGGCGACCACCCCGGACAAGGTGAATCACACGGCGGCCGAGGGGCTGAAGCAGCACGGCGAAGAGCTGTGGCAGCAGGCCGGCGACGACGCCAGCAAGTATGATGCGGCGCTCGAAAGCATTGCCGAAGCGGAGATGCTGCTGGGAAGCCACGCGCAACACGAATAA
- the atpD gene encoding F0F1 ATP synthase subunit beta, translated as MAENIGTVIQVSGPAVDVQFPEATMPGIYQALRVVSDGFDVPTPINVILEVQQHLGEGRVRCVAMEATDGMVRGMKAIDLGGPISVPVGRETLGRVLNVIGEPVDNMGPVQAKVHMPIHRQAPAFDEQATGEEMFETGVKVIDLIQPFLKGGKIGLFGGAGVGKTVVIQELINNVASKHGGFSVFAGVGERTREGNDLWLEFQEAGVIDIHDFSKSKAALIYGQMTEPPGARLRVALTGLTVAEYFRDQEGADTLLFIDNIFRFTQAGSEVSTLLGRMPSAVGYQPNLATEMGELQERITSTKKGSVTSVQAVYVPADDMTDPAPATTFAHLDATTVLSRPLSELGIYPAVDPLASTSRILTPAVVGQEHYDVAQGVKRILQRYKDLQDIIAILGIDELSEEDRLTVSRARKVQKFLSQPFHVAEQFTGIPGRYCKIADTVRSFKEVIEGKHDSVPEQAFYMKGTIEEVLEEAEKMQAAK; from the coding sequence ATGGCAGAGAATATTGGCACAGTGATTCAGGTTTCAGGCCCGGCCGTCGATGTCCAGTTTCCGGAAGCGACGATGCCCGGGATTTATCAGGCGCTGCGCGTGGTGAGCGACGGTTTTGACGTTCCCACGCCGATCAACGTCATTCTGGAAGTGCAGCAGCATCTGGGCGAGGGCCGCGTGCGTTGCGTGGCCATGGAAGCCACGGACGGCATGGTGCGCGGCATGAAGGCCATTGACCTCGGCGGCCCCATCTCCGTGCCGGTGGGCCGTGAGACGCTTGGCCGCGTGCTGAATGTGATTGGCGAGCCGGTGGACAACATGGGTCCGGTGCAGGCCAAGGTGCATATGCCGATTCACCGGCAGGCTCCTGCCTTTGACGAGCAGGCGACGGGCGAAGAGATGTTTGAGACCGGCGTGAAGGTCATCGACCTGATTCAGCCGTTTTTGAAGGGCGGCAAGATCGGCCTCTTCGGCGGCGCGGGCGTCGGCAAGACGGTGGTGATTCAGGAGCTGATCAACAACGTTGCGTCGAAGCATGGCGGCTTCTCGGTATTTGCCGGCGTGGGCGAGCGCACGCGCGAGGGCAATGACCTGTGGCTGGAGTTTCAGGAAGCAGGCGTGATCGACATTCACGATTTCAGCAAGTCAAAGGCCGCGCTGATCTACGGCCAGATGACCGAGCCGCCCGGTGCGCGTCTGCGCGTCGCACTGACGGGGCTGACGGTGGCCGAGTACTTCCGCGATCAGGAAGGCGCGGACACGCTGCTGTTCATCGATAACATTTTCCGCTTCACGCAGGCCGGCTCTGAGGTTTCGACGCTGCTGGGCCGCATGCCTTCGGCTGTGGGCTATCAGCCGAATCTGGCGACGGAGATGGGCGAGCTGCAGGAGCGCATCACCTCGACCAAGAAGGGTTCCGTTACCTCGGTGCAGGCCGTGTATGTGCCGGCCGACGATATGACCGATCCCGCGCCGGCAACGACGTTTGCTCACCTCGATGCGACGACGGTGCTTTCGCGTCCGCTGTCGGAGCTGGGCATTTATCCGGCGGTGGATCCGCTGGCTTCGACCTCGCGCATTCTGACTCCGGCCGTGGTTGGGCAGGAGCACTATGACGTGGCGCAGGGCGTGAAGCGCATTCTGCAGCGCTACAAGGACCTGCAGGACATCATCGCGATTCTGGGTATCGACGAGCTTTCAGAAGAGGATCGCCTGACGGTTTCGCGCGCGCGCAAGGTGCAGAAGTTCCTCTCGCAACCGTTCCATGTGGCCGAGCAGTTTACGGGCATTCCGGGCCGCTACTGCAAGATTGCGGACACGGTGCGCAGCTTCAAGGAAGTGATTGAAGGCAAGCATGACAGCGTTCCTGAGCAGGCCTTTTACATGAAGGGCACGATTGAGGAAGTGCTGGAAGAAGCCGAGAAGATGCAGGCGGCGAAGTAG
- a CDS encoding F0F1 ATP synthase subunit gamma yields the protein MASILDLRRRIRSVRNTRQITKAMKMVSAAKLRRAQEHAMNARPYAALLASVLNSLRRRLETYDATSAYRQHPLLVTRPEKRVLLIVVAGDKGFAGAFNTNIVRAASNFIHENDHHQIDIEPIGRKARDHFRRAYGVADFVEQHDEATGTTRRVRRNRGGNIEVTGDHPGVLQSLSFDEAHKLSQEVVARYAEAEIDAVYLVYNEFKSVIQQRVVVEKVLPLLEFGQRQLAAVEEMSREERERAAVAGASAGISPYAEEDEGAGEKFGTEDVDYTYEEDPMEIFSGLLPQYVASQIYHAMLESVAAEHAARMTAMDAATSNASDMIDDLTLTMNRVRQAAITKEIIEIVSGASAIG from the coding sequence ATGGCAAGCATTCTTGATTTGCGGCGACGCATCCGCAGCGTGCGGAATACGCGCCAGATCACCAAGGCGATGAAGATGGTCTCCGCGGCCAAGCTGCGCCGCGCGCAGGAGCACGCGATGAACGCGCGTCCCTACGCGGCGCTGCTGGCCAGCGTGCTGAACTCGCTGCGGCGGCGGCTGGAGACCTATGACGCGACCTCGGCGTATCGCCAGCATCCGCTGCTGGTGACCCGGCCCGAGAAGCGCGTGCTGCTGATCGTGGTGGCGGGTGACAAGGGCTTTGCCGGCGCGTTCAACACGAACATTGTGCGCGCGGCCAGCAACTTTATTCACGAGAATGATCACCACCAGATCGACATTGAGCCGATTGGCCGCAAGGCGCGGGACCATTTCCGCCGCGCTTATGGGGTTGCCGATTTTGTGGAACAGCATGACGAGGCCACCGGGACGACGCGGCGCGTGCGCCGCAACCGTGGCGGCAATATCGAAGTGACCGGCGATCATCCGGGCGTGCTGCAGAGCCTGAGCTTTGACGAAGCGCACAAGCTCAGCCAAGAGGTGGTGGCACGGTATGCCGAGGCGGAGATTGACGCGGTGTACCTGGTCTACAACGAGTTCAAGTCCGTGATTCAGCAGCGCGTGGTGGTGGAGAAAGTTTTGCCTCTGCTTGAATTTGGCCAGCGCCAACTGGCGGCGGTGGAAGAGATGTCGCGCGAAGAGCGCGAGCGCGCGGCTGTGGCCGGAGCCTCGGCAGGCATAAGTCCCTACGCCGAAGAAGACGAGGGCGCGGGTGAGAAGTTTGGCACCGAAGATGTGGACTACACGTATGAGGAAGATCCGATGGAGATCTTCAGCGGGCTGCTGCCGCAGTACGTGGCGTCGCAGATTTATCACGCCATGCTGGAGTCAGTGGCGGCCGAGCACGCCGCGCGCATGACCGCGATGGATGCGGCGACCAGCAATGCATCGGACATGATCGATGACCTGACGCTCACGATGAATCGCGTGCGCCAGGCGGCGATCACCAAGGAAATTATCGAGATTGTGAGCGGCGCGTCCGCGATCGGATAG
- the atpA gene encoding F0F1 ATP synthase subunit alpha yields MAQIKADEITALLKEQIANYDAKVRVDEVGTVISLGDGIARLHGLDKCMAGEMLEFPHGVYGMAMNLEEDQVGAVLLGDYTEIREGDQVKRTGQILSVPVGDAMIGRVVNSLGEPIDDKGPIAASDRFPVERLAPGVIDRQPVREPMMTGLKAIDSMIPIGRGQRELIIGDRQTGKTAVALDTIINSKGRDLICVYCAIGQKRSSVAGVVQTLAKHGALDYTVVVVASASEPAPMLYLAPYAATAMAEYFRDNGKHALIIYDDLSKHAVAYRELSLLLRRPPGREAYPGDVFYLHSRLLERSSKLSKEKGGGSLTALPIIETQAGDVSAYIPTNVISITDGQIFLETDLFNSGVRPAVNVGLSVSRVGFSAAIKAIKQVGSTLKLDLAQYRDLAAFAQFGSDLDKATQNQLNRGQRLTELLKQPQFQPLSAEQQVMILFAGTQGFLDDIKVPYIRAFEDGLYKYLDASQRQLLNDIATKKALDDELRGRVKDALNEYKQNFLDEHEDARVKSETAQAAGKDKDEKAAATAGAGK; encoded by the coding sequence ATGGCTCAGATCAAAGCAGATGAAATCACAGCGCTCCTGAAGGAGCAGATTGCGAACTACGACGCTAAGGTTCGCGTGGATGAGGTTGGCACGGTTATCTCGCTGGGCGACGGTATCGCGCGCCTGCACGGGCTGGACAAGTGCATGGCCGGCGAGATGCTGGAGTTTCCGCACGGCGTGTACGGCATGGCGATGAACCTGGAAGAAGACCAGGTGGGCGCGGTGCTGCTGGGCGACTACACCGAGATTCGCGAAGGCGACCAGGTGAAGCGCACGGGGCAGATTTTGAGCGTGCCGGTGGGCGACGCGATGATTGGCCGCGTGGTGAATTCGCTGGGCGAGCCGATTGACGACAAGGGGCCGATTGCGGCGAGCGACCGCTTCCCGGTGGAGCGTCTGGCTCCGGGCGTGATTGACCGCCAGCCGGTGCGCGAGCCCATGATGACGGGCCTCAAGGCGATCGACTCGATGATCCCGATTGGCCGCGGACAGCGCGAGCTGATCATTGGCGACCGCCAGACGGGCAAGACGGCCGTGGCGCTCGACACGATCATCAACAGCAAGGGCCGCGACCTGATCTGCGTGTATTGCGCGATCGGGCAGAAGCGCTCGTCGGTGGCGGGCGTGGTGCAGACGCTGGCCAAGCACGGCGCTCTGGACTACACCGTTGTGGTGGTGGCGTCGGCCTCAGAGCCGGCACCGATGCTTTATCTTGCGCCTTATGCCGCGACGGCGATGGCGGAGTACTTCCGCGACAACGGCAAGCATGCGCTGATCATCTATGACGATCTCTCGAAGCATGCCGTGGCGTATCGCGAGTTGTCGCTGCTGCTGCGGCGTCCTCCGGGCCGTGAGGCGTATCCGGGCGACGTGTTTTATCTGCACTCGCGCCTGCTGGAGCGCTCCTCGAAGCTGAGCAAGGAGAAGGGCGGCGGTTCGCTGACGGCGCTGCCGATCATCGAGACGCAGGCGGGCGACGTTTCGGCCTACATTCCGACGAATGTGATTTCGATTACGGACGGGCAGATCTTCCTGGAAACCGACCTGTTCAACTCGGGCGTGCGTCCGGCGGTGAACGTAGGACTTTCAGTGTCGCGCGTGGGCTTCTCGGCGGCGATCAAGGCCATTAAGCAGGTGGGCTCGACGCTGAAGCTGGACCTGGCGCAGTACCGCGACCTGGCGGCCTTTGCGCAGTTTGGCAGCGATCTGGACAAGGCGACGCAGAACCAGCTCAATCGCGGCCAGCGCCTGACGGAGCTGTTGAAGCAGCCGCAGTTCCAGCCGCTCTCGGCCGAGCAGCAGGTGATGATTCTGTTTGCCGGCACGCAGGGCTTTCTGGACGACATCAAGGTCCCGTACATTCGCGCGTTTGAAGACGGGCTGTACAAGTACCTCGATGCCTCGCAACGCCAGTTGCTGAACGACATTGCGACCAAGAAGGCTCTGGACGATGAGCTTCGTGGCCGCGTCAAGGATGCTCTGAATGAGTACAAGCAGAACTTTCTTGACGAGCACGAAGATGCCCGCGTGAAGAGCGAGACGGCACAGGCTGCCGGCAAGGACAAGGACGAGAAGGCTGCCGCGACGGCAGGCGCAGGAAAGTAA
- the atpH gene encoding ATP synthase F1 subunit delta → MAAFAARYARAFADVVAEAHLPLEQVQQQLDDFMATWNGAADLREVFLDPSFPAEEKVAILDRMNQKLGLAPVVRNFLAVVLQHERMHAMEEILKEFREEMNRRLGITAVSITSARALNEAERKSLLEQVGTLAEGRVDASFHEDASLLGGVVVQIGSKVYDGSVRGRFARLEEQLAVR, encoded by the coding sequence ATGGCCGCCTTTGCCGCGCGGTATGCCCGCGCCTTTGCCGATGTGGTTGCCGAGGCTCATCTGCCGCTGGAGCAGGTGCAGCAGCAACTGGACGACTTTATGGCCACCTGGAATGGAGCCGCGGATTTGCGCGAGGTCTTTCTGGATCCGTCGTTTCCGGCGGAGGAAAAGGTCGCAATTCTGGATCGCATGAACCAGAAGCTGGGCCTGGCCCCGGTGGTGCGGAACTTTCTCGCCGTGGTGCTGCAGCATGAGCGCATGCACGCGATGGAGGAGATTCTGAAGGAATTTCGCGAAGAGATGAATCGCCGCCTGGGGATTACGGCGGTCTCGATCACCAGCGCGCGCGCGCTGAACGAGGCCGAGCGGAAGTCGCTGCTGGAACAGGTGGGCACGCTGGCCGAGGGCCGGGTGGACGCGAGCTTTCACGAAGACGCGTCGCTGCTGGGCGGCGTGGTCGTGCAGATTGGCAGCAAGGTATATGACGGTTCGGTGCGCGGACGCTTCGCGCGCCTGGAAGAACAACTGGCTGTCCGCTAG
- a CDS encoding ATP synthase F0 subunit B — protein sequence MRRLQKTIFAMALAVCMGSFATPMARAATVTPAQAAGQQAIHNGPTTEKMDAPETDHQLDQYRHSPAVQKLANAMHLSVETTAQIFEDFNSGLLLVVIAYFLFKLLPGAFKNRSQRLAKDLVEAHSATEDANRRLEAIEARLSHLDADIASYRERSEQEAAEEEKRMRESLEAERKRIVSSAEREIEQAGAAAQRELTRYTAQLALAQARRELKVSAEMDQSLVADFGKSLAEERNGGRH from the coding sequence ATGCGGAGACTTCAGAAGACCATTTTTGCGATGGCGCTGGCTGTTTGCATGGGCAGTTTTGCGACGCCCATGGCGCGTGCGGCGACGGTGACCCCGGCGCAGGCTGCGGGGCAGCAGGCGATTCATAACGGGCCGACGACGGAAAAGATGGATGCTCCGGAGACGGACCATCAACTGGACCAGTACCGGCATTCGCCGGCGGTGCAGAAGCTGGCGAATGCCATGCATCTGTCGGTTGAGACGACGGCGCAGATTTTTGAGGACTTCAACTCGGGACTGCTGCTGGTGGTGATTGCGTACTTCCTTTTCAAGCTGCTGCCGGGAGCGTTCAAGAATCGCTCGCAGCGGCTGGCCAAGGATCTGGTGGAAGCGCATAGCGCGACCGAGGATGCGAATCGCCGCCTGGAGGCGATTGAGGCGCGGCTGTCGCATCTGGATGCCGATATTGCCAGCTACCGGGAGCGCTCAGAGCAGGAAGCCGCCGAGGAAGAGAAGCGCATGCGCGAGTCGCTCGAAGCCGAGCGCAAGCGGATCGTGTCCTCTGCCGAGCGCGAGATTGAGCAGGCCGGCGCCGCGGCGCAGCGCGAGCTGACCCGCTACACGGCGCAACTGGCTCTGGCGCAGGCGCGCCGCGAGCTGAAGGTAAGCGCGGAGATGGACCAGAGCCTGGTGGCTGATTTTGGCAAGTCGCTCGCTGAGGAGCGCAACGGGGGGAGGCACTGA
- a CDS encoding ATP synthase F0 subunit B, with product MQELLRELGQLVLGSVPTMILFLILLGAYHFILYRPLVRVRAERYKRTKGAVERAMAAIAAADVKSQEYEAKLRAARAGIQHAREVQLQQWNAERESVLASARLLAQDRAEAARKEIAAQTEAARRQLQSGVGRLADQIMEAVLPAVESAR from the coding sequence ATGCAAGAACTTCTACGCGAACTCGGTCAACTTGTGCTCGGCTCTGTGCCGACGATGATCCTGTTCCTGATTTTGTTAGGGGCCTACCACTTCATTTTGTATCGTCCGCTGGTGCGGGTGCGGGCGGAGCGGTACAAACGGACCAAGGGTGCGGTGGAACGCGCGATGGCGGCGATTGCTGCCGCCGATGTGAAGTCGCAGGAGTACGAAGCCAAGCTGCGCGCGGCGCGGGCCGGGATTCAACACGCCCGCGAGGTGCAACTGCAGCAGTGGAACGCCGAGCGCGAAAGCGTGCTGGCCAGCGCACGCCTGCTGGCGCAGGATCGCGCGGAGGCAGCCCGGAAGGAAATCGCCGCGCAGACCGAAGCGGCACGGCGTCAACTGCAGTCGGGCGTGGGACGCCTGGCGGACCAAATCATGGAGGCCGTACTGCCGGCTGTGGAGAGCGCACGGTAA